In the genome of Bremerella sp. P1, the window CCTGTACACCAAGATCACCGGTGGCCAGCGTGTCGACCTGTTTGGAGCTAAGGTGCAGGACCTGCCGGACATCTGGTCCGAATTGATCGACGCCGGCTTCGAGAGCGGCCACGCTTACGGTAAAGCCGTGCGAACCGTGAAAAGCTGCGTCGGTAGTACTTGGTGTCGCTACGGGGTGGGCGATTCGGTCGGCTTTGCGATCCAGATTGAAAATCGTTACCGAGGCATCCGCGCCCCGCATAAGCTGAAGTTCGCGGTCAGCGGTTGCGTTCGCGAATGTGCCGAAGCTCAGGGCAAAGACGTCGGCCTGATTGCTACCGAGAACGGCTATAACTTGTACGTCTGCGGCAACGGCGGTGCGAACCCTCGCCACGCTGACCTTTTGGTCGCCGACATCGACGAGGAAACGGCCGTGAAGTACATGGACCGCTTCCTGATGTACTACATCATGACCGCCGACAAGCTGACTCGAACCAGCGTTTGGCTGGAAAAGATGGAAGGGGGGCTCGACCATATTCGCGACGTGGTCATCAACGACTCGCTGAATATCTGCGAGGAACTCGAAGCCCGGATGCAGATGCTCGTCGATACCTATCAGTGCGAATGGAAGACGGTCGTCGAAGATCCGGAGAAGCGAGCCTTCTTCAAGCAGTTCGTCAACACCGACGAAAGCGAACTGGGTATCGAGATCATCACCGAACGCGACCAACAGCGTCCCGCCGATTGGCCGGAAAGCAGCGTCAACCTGGTCGAACTTAAAGGACTCAACGGCGAAACGATTTCGCACGACCTACCGGCCGAGGAAGACCTCACCTGGGTTAGCATGGGCAACGAGGCCGACTTCCCCGTTAACGGCGGTTCCGCGGTCAAATATGGTGACGTGCAAATCGCCATCTTCCGAGCCACGACCCACAGCGACTGGTATGCCTGCCAAAACATGTGCCCGCACAAGAACGCGTTCGTCCTTTCCCGCGGCATTATCGGTGATGCCGGAGGCGTACCGAAGGTGGCCTGTCCGCTGCACAAGAAGACCTTCTCGCTCGAGTCAGGAGAATGCTTGTCAGGCGAAGACTTCAAGCTGCAAACCTTCAAAGTCAAGGTAGAAGAGGGAACGGTCTTCGTGCAACTTCCACCACAAGAAACATTGAATGCCAGCCTGGCAACCAAGCTTCACTGCATTTCAGCGTGCGATGCAGAAAAGAGCCGTCAGATGGCATGCGTCGGGGGTTGAGGGGAACCCTTCGATCGTCTCAAGGGGCAGATGGGTTGATTTGCCGTTGCCGCCTGGTGGCGACAAATCGCTTCGTACCGCACCCATCTGCCTCTTGATGGAACACTTTCCTCTGCCTGGATCGAGAACACACGGCGACGCCGTAGCGCTGCCTCACCCCAGCCGTTGTACCTCGATCCCTCCGAGGCGAATGGGCAGGGTGGGGCAGGTTTCGCTCTTGGTTCCAAGAAACCTCGGGGCGCGCAAAAGCTTTGGAGATAGGGCCTCGACGACGCTACATTAGATAGCGTTGACTTCCCACTCTTCTCGTCACCGGTATTCACCATGGCAACGACACCCTGCCGCGATTGCGGCAACGACGTTAGCTATTCCGCACGCGCCTGCCCCAAATGCGGAGCTCCGTATCCCTATCTCGAAAAGTGGGACGGCTATGGCTTCGAGTACAAGTCGAACGCCAAACTGTTCGGGCTTCCACTTTTGCACATCTCGTTCAAGTATCGTAAGAACGGTACTCCGGTCATTGCCAACGGCGTGGTTGCGATTGGTCAGTTTGGTTATGGCATCATCACGATCGCCCAGTTCGGGATCGGCATGATCACGCTGGGACAGTTTACGTTTGCCGGCGCTACCATCGCGCAGTTTACAATTGCCGCCTACGGGATTTGTCAGATGGGCATCCTCTACGAAGGCATTGGTCAGTTGGTCTTTCCTTTGGACAAGATTCTCTGACCCCGGCAAGTGACAAGATTAGGTCATCTTAGGAAAGCATCCCATCGTGTCCGCGAATCCATACGAGTCACCGGTCGAAGCCACTCTCGCTGAAGAATCGACCTCCACGGAAAACACGCGGACTTGCCCCGACTGTGGCAACACGATGGTTCGCGGCCTCGTCCGCAACACGCACATCAACTGGGACGACAACACGCGATCTTGGCTTCGCAAGTTCTTCTTTGGGTGTCAGAATCTGACTCCCATTTATTTCATTCAGATCGGGACCCATAAGATCCCTGGCTATTACTGCCAAGCTTGCCAGATCCTGACGATGGACCTGGATCCCAAGAAGCGTTAGTGGCTACGAGACTGGTTCAAGCGACGACGCAAGGCGTTGAGCCGCTCTTCCGCTTCGGCCAGGCGATCGTTGGTGGGAGAGCTTGTCGATTCCGGCAGATCAGGAATTGAACCGAGGGTATGCCGGCTGTTGTTGGCGATGTCGCGGATGCCGCCCAGTTGATTCTGGACGTCAGCCAGCCACTTCTGTGTTTCGGCCTGCTTTCCGGACGCATCTTGAAAGAAAAGACACGCCGCCAATGCCATACAGGCGAGCGAAATGACAGCGATCGGAAAGCCAATGTTGAACAGTTCCGGACGCTTCGCGACCACGCTCCACACGACCAGGAAACAACCACACACAAGCAGCATCACGCCGCCAGCCAAGCTAAGCGAGGCGAGCAGTGGAAAACTATCGTCCGAGTCGGGTGAATCTGCCGGATCAGGAAGTGCCTGGGGCTGAGAAGCACGCTTCGCAGGAATCCGCTGAGCAACCTCTTGGAAATCCGCCGTTTCGCCGAAGCGCTGCACCAACTGATCGACTCGGCTGAGCGTTGCCTGCATGCGATGGGTATCCAATCGCATCCCCGGCAGCGGCACAGAGGCCTCAGAGCTGGGCCGTGTGTCGGACGTTGACTTCGAGTCGGTCGAGAGTCGTGTTTGGCACTTCGCGCAGACCAGGGCCGACTGCTCTCGTGGCGAGGCAATTCCGGCAACTTGGGTCTGACACTGTGGGCACCACATGTGCTAGCAACTCTCTGGTGATACGTGAGTGGGTTCTCACTCGTTATCGGCACCAGCGAGCGTACGGATTGAATCGATTTGGCGAGCTAGGAAAAAGATCGGGGCAGGGTCGATGCGATCCGTTGAGCTAGCGGATTAACCCATCGCCTTTTCGGTCGCTTCCAGCAGCATCGAAACCACCTCATCCAGTGGCTTTTTCACCAAGGCCCCTGCGGCCGCGACGTGCCCGCCACCGCCGAACTGCTGGGCAAGCTTGGCCACATCGAGCGACGATCGACTTCGGAAACTGGCTTTGACCCCGTCTCCGTTGGGCAACTCGACAAATAAGATCGCGGCCTCTACGCCCGCGACGGCCATCGTTTTATTGATGGCATCTTCGGTATCGCTGGGGGTAGCGCCCGTTTCTTCAAAGTCCTGCTGGGTCGCCATGCTATAGGCCAGCTTGCCGTCGTGAATGATTTTGGCGCTGGCCAGGATTCGTCCCCGCAGGTTGACCCGTTGCAGCCGTTCGTTCTCGAACAGATTTCCATAGACTTCACTGGGCACGGCCCCGGCGTCCATCAGATCGCCAATCGCTCGATAGGTAGATCCGCTGACCGAAGGAAAGCGAAACCAACCGGTGTCGGTGGCAATGGCCGTAAACATCACGGTTGCCATCTCCTTGGTGATTGGCACGCCCCAGGCCTTGGCGGCTTCATATACCAGGCGTCCGGTCGCTTCACACTTCGCGTCTTTGAACATCTCGCCCCCCAGGTCGTCCTGGCTGACGTGATGATCCAATACCAGCTTGACGCCACGAAACTCTTTCATCGCGTCCGCCATTTCGCCCAATTGAATCCAGGCACTCGTATCCACCACCATGAACGCATCGAAGCCGTCTTGGATCTCTTCGCGCGTGATGTCTTTACCTAACTGCTTGATCTCGCCGGCTGGATCGATGAATTCAAGATGCGTCGGCGTCTCGGAATCATTGACGATCGTGACGTCTTTGCCCATTTGACGAAGAATGGCCGCCATGGCCAATTCGCTGCCCAACGCATCGCAGTCGGGGCGAACGTGGCTAGTGAGAACAAATCGCTGGGGAGCTTCGATCGCCGCTTTCAGTGCGGCCCAGTCAATACTCATGGGAGTGTCCATCGTCCTTCAGGCAGTCTAACGCGAAGTCTGCGACTGATAATTTTGAAAAGTCTGGATCGTTGTTTGAATGTCTTGATCGAGTTGCTTCTTGAGTGCCTCGGCATTTGGAAAGGTAGTCACTTCCCGCAGCCGCGAGAGAAACGAGACCTCCAACGGCTCACCATACAGTGACCCCTGAAAACCGATCAGGTGGATCTCGATCTTGCGTGCCTTCTCGCCAAACGTTGGATTCGGGCCGATGTTGATCGCGGCGGCATACACGTCGTCTCCGCGATAACTCATCCCGGCATAAACGCCCATCTCTGGCACCAGCGTATCGACTGCTTCCAAGTTAGCGGTGGCAAACCCAAGCTGAGCGCCGCGGCCTGCTCCGTGGGTCACCATCCCGCGAATGCGATAGGGCTGCGTTAACATCTCGCAGGCCAACTGAACGTTTCCTTGAGCGATCAGCTTGCGGATACGACTGCTCGAAACGTACTCGGTTTCGCCCGGCCTGGTCAGCGGCTCGACGATGTCCAGCATGATGCCGTTCGTCTGGCACAAAGCTTCCAATGTTTTAACGTCGCCGGCGCGGTCTTTTCCGAAATTGAAATTAGGGCCTTCCACCATCGCTTTGGCAGCCATCTTCTGCACGATGATCTGCTGGAAGAATTCGTCCGGCGTTAACTGCAGAAGCTCAGGCGTCGTGGGATAAGCGATGACAGCGTCGATACCAAGTTGACCGAGAAGCTCGACCTTGCGCCGTGTCCAGGTAAGGGGTGGTGGCGCCAACTCAGGACGAAGAAGTCGAACCGGGTGGGGATCGAACGTAAACACAACCGCCGGGCCCCCGACTTCGTCGGCTCGCTGTCGCACTTGCTGCGCAATCTTGGCGTGTCCCAAGTGAACGCCATCGAAGTTGCCGATCGTTAGCGCTCCGCTTCGGATTTCTGTCGAAAGCGAATCCAAGTCCCGATAAAGTTGCACAGTTCGCCTTTGCCCAGGGGCGACGTGGCCTGCATATTTTGCCCAGCCACTCGTAGGAAAACTCGTATTTTGCTTGGTTCCTAACCGTATGACAACCAAACCTTCTTCCGAATTCTAGCTAACTTGCTTCACTGGTTGACGTTAAATCGAGACAATCGATACAAGTGCGCCTAGATCCTCTTCCTGGTTCCTGGCCGGCAGCAGCGATCTATGCAATATCGACGCACGTTTTCCGAAGTGCCAAGAAAGCAAAAGCCAACGGGTATTTCTGATTTTCTGCGTTAAAATAGAAATCGCTTAGCCCTACGTTGCCCATCTGCTAGAGAGTCCCTCTCGTGACTGAGCCTTCTTATTCCCATTTCAAGACGCACGTGGTGACATGCCCTGTCTGCTCGACTCGCATCTCGGTTCGCTCCATGGATGTGGGTCGCAAGACCGAGTGCCCTGATTGCCACCATCGCTTCACGATCGAAAAGTCTGAGATCAAGTTGGATGTCCCTGAGCCAATTGTGCCAGAGGATGAATACGGCTTGAAAGACGTGGCCCATGATCATGATGAGGCCCGCAAAAAGATGGGGCAGGAAATCATGTCCCAGGCCGAGAAGGAGATGAAGGAACAAGCCGAACGCAAGGACCTGAACAAGCGAACGCAAGGCGCGTTTGAAGAACGCAAGCCACGCGGCTACCAAGACTCGGACGAGGAAGAAAAAAAACCGCGCGAACAACTCACCCCAATCGACTACGATCCCCGCGAAGAGTTGGTTGACTACCCACTGACCTTCGCGCCCAAAGAGATCCAGCGGGACATCTTGTTGTTCTCGGATGTGGGCTTATTGATGCGATGGGTCTTCCTTTCTGTATTCGCTTCGGTAACGATCTACTTCGCGACCAATGCCATCTACTACGGCCTACAGCCCGACGAGTCGATCATGAACTACATGTATAGTCTGGCTGGCACCGCCTTTTCGGTGGTCCTCGGTGCTGGTACGACCATATTCCTAGGAAGCCATTTCCTGTTCCTCGTCATGTCGATCTCAAGCGGACAGGAGGAATGGGACTGGCCAGAACTCGGCATCTTCGACCGCATGATGGAAGCCCTCTTCCTGGTGATCGCCGTCTTGCTGAGCATCGTCCCGTTTGGACTTATGGCCACCATCGACCAATGGTCGGCGCTACCGCTGTTAGCGTTTACGTTTCTGGGCTTCCCGGTCATTTACCTATCGATGCTCGACCAAGGCTCGGTCGTGACGCCGTGGAGTTCTTCGGTCGTCGCTTCCCTTTTCAAACTTCCCGGGAAGTGGCTGCTATTCTACATCGCGACGTTTGTCCTAATTTCCGCGATCATGGCTACCGG includes:
- a CDS encoding DHH family phosphoesterase → MSIDWAALKAAIEAPQRFVLTSHVRPDCDALGSELAMAAILRQMGKDVTIVNDSETPTHLEFIDPAGEIKQLGKDITREEIQDGFDAFMVVDTSAWIQLGEMADAMKEFRGVKLVLDHHVSQDDLGGEMFKDAKCEATGRLVYEAAKAWGVPITKEMATVMFTAIATDTGWFRFPSVSGSTYRAIGDLMDAGAVPSEVYGNLFENERLQRVNLRGRILASAKIIHDGKLAYSMATQQDFEETGATPSDTEDAINKTMAVAGVEAAILFVELPNGDGVKASFRSRSSLDVAKLAQQFGGGGHVAAAGALVKKPLDEVVSMLLEATEKAMG
- a CDS encoding bifunctional riboflavin kinase/FAD synthetase encodes the protein MQLYRDLDSLSTEIRSGALTIGNFDGVHLGHAKIAQQVRQRADEVGGPAVVFTFDPHPVRLLRPELAPPPLTWTRRKVELLGQLGIDAVIAYPTTPELLQLTPDEFFQQIIVQKMAAKAMVEGPNFNFGKDRAGDVKTLEALCQTNGIMLDIVEPLTRPGETEYVSSSRIRKLIAQGNVQLACEMLTQPYRIRGMVTHGAGRGAQLGFATANLEAVDTLVPEMGVYAGMSYRGDDVYAAAINIGPNPTFGEKARKIEIHLIGFQGSLYGEPLEVSFLSRLREVTTFPNAEALKKQLDQDIQTTIQTFQNYQSQTSR
- a CDS encoding PF20097 family protein — protein: MSANPYESPVEATLAEESTSTENTRTCPDCGNTMVRGLVRNTHINWDDNTRSWLRKFFFGCQNLTPIYFIQIGTHKIPGYYCQACQILTMDLDPKKR